From the genome of Monomorium pharaonis isolate MP-MQ-018 chromosome 2, ASM1337386v2, whole genome shotgun sequence, one region includes:
- the LOC118644505 gene encoding uncharacterized protein LOC118644505, whose protein sequence is MRVSLNEIEFAKFLIEMGDGKLNDSNDNIQIPECCIAPSDADIVTDIYGDLIQKRDFNKIAKCAILSARNIDVDEINKRVVELLNVTEEQIYTSVDSAVNCGDNGDIGESLLPEYLNSLSPPS, encoded by the coding sequence atGCGAGTTTCTCTAAATGAAAttgaatttgcaaaatttttaatagaaatggGTGATGGGAAATTGAATGATTCTAATGACAATATACAAATTCCTGAATGTTGCATAGCTCCATCTGATGCAGATATTGTTACAGATATATATGgtgatttaatacaaaaaagagattttaataagataGCTAAATGTGCAATACTTTCAGCGAGAAATATTGATGTAGACGAAATTAATAAACGAGTTGTTGAATTACTAAATGTAACAGAAGAACAAATTTATACAAGTGTAGATAGTGCTGTAAACTGCGGTGATAATGGTGATATTGGTGAATCTTTATTaccagaatatttaaatagtttgTCTCcacccagctag
- the LOC118644314 gene encoding uncharacterized protein LOC118644314, producing the protein MGSPLSPIMADLVLQDFEDKALKALKFEIPIYYRYVDDILLSVPLTITTETVNMFNSFHLRLQFTLEREKDRCISFLDLLLRITNNKVIIDWFHKDTFSERYLSFFSHHPRCHKIGTICTLIDKAIMLSNLSFWQKNLEFCINILLDNGYSLDLVLHEINNRLKEHFNNQVELTDSQNNQAKTESQRIKKK; encoded by the coding sequence ATGGGCTCACCTCTGTCACCTATTATGGCTGATCTAGTGTTGCAGGATTTCGAGGACAAAGCGCTGAAAGCATTAAAGTTCGAAATTCCGATTTATTATCGATATGTAGATGATATCCTGTTATCTGTACCCTTGACAATAACCACTGAAACTGTCAACATGTTTAACAGCTTCCATTTGAGACTTCAGTTCACTTTAGAACGTGAAAAAGACCGTTGTATCAGCTTTTTGGACCTTTTGTTGAGAATAACGAATAACAAGGTCATAATTGATTGGTTCCATAAAGATACGTTTTCGGAAAGATATTTGTCGTTTTTCTCGCATCACCCTCGATGTCACAAAATAGGAACAATCTGTACTCTAATAGATAAAGCAATTATGTTGTCAAATCTATCTTTTTGGCAAAAGAATCTAGAATTTTGCATCAATATATTACTGGACAACGGTTATTCATTAGATCTTGTTTTGcatgaaattaataacagaCTTAAGGAACATTTCAATAATCAAGTGGAACTTACAGATTCTCAAAATAATCAAGCTAAAACTGAAAGTCAGcgcataaagaaaaaataa
- the LOC118644313 gene encoding uncharacterized protein LOC118644313: MSEELENQQQLLSNESIPELQLIFTLKPEMDRRRYNIQRINEVAAVFSTTADGEIPESYVTIRNKNTKTLQSVSTMDPNVEPWIYPLFYPYGTQGWHCHLKKLNSNRRITRGQYIKHRMAIRDDFNVFLLGRRLFQQWLVDNYVKIEKDRMNFCRAHQKELRSETYQGLIDYMQNMANNLNGHIGKMVILPSTFIGSPRNMLQNYQDAMAIVAKFGKPDLFITMTCNPKWREIEENLLYDQQASDRPDICTQIPDPTENRNLHNIVMKHMIHGPCANWCLVNGQCSKRYPRNFLEETKMDEDGYPYYRRRNTGTTFERPGGYTVDNRNVVPYCPILSIIFNCHINVEIVSSIKSVKYLYKYIYKGHDAAAITIEPITNNTVINHDEIHDYIEARYVGPVEASWRILGKKLQDKSHSIIRLPVYLPNEQNVIIENDSIEEAMTTAVNQVTMLIDYFALNLRDTEARKYLYTEIPHYYTFKKEKINGKNVSHWVKRHNYFNCIGRMYSVSPTQIELFHLRLLLLTIKGATSFNNLRTVNGETYQTFSETCLALIEDDDEWIRAMNEAVEWMMPRQLRKLFVRILLHCQPLHPEQLWESFKVAISEDYIRHLGTLQGQRKAYEQINAMLLAEGKSFADFPQMEQLVENNEEEDYVTLEQAMEIGTRQYNQLNEKQKDIALQQRYFLLEKPFIKLLDYQFHYLPIHHLP, encoded by the exons ATGAGTGAAGAATTAGAAAATCAACAACAATTACTATCTAATGAGTCGATACcagaattacaattaatatttactttaaaaccTGAAATGGATCGACGTCGATATAATATCCAAAGAATAAATGAAGTTGCTGCCGTTTTTTCTACAACTGCAGATGGAGAAATCCCAGAATCATATGTTACAATAcgcaataaaaatactaaaacttTACAAAGCGTTAGTACTATGGATCCAAATGTTGAACCATGGATATATCCATTGTTTTATCCATATGGTACTCAAGGATGGCattgtcatttaaaaaaattaaacagtaaTAGACGAATAACTAGAGGACAATATATTAAGCATCGCATGGCTATTCGTGATGActttaatgttttcttattaGGACGACGTTTATTCCAACAATGGCTTGtagataattatgtaaaaattgaaaaagatagaatgaaTTTTTGTAGAGCTCATCAAAAAGAATTACGCTCTGAAACATATCAGggtttaattgattatatgcaaaatatggcaaataatttaaatggacATATTGGGAAAATGGTTATACTTCCTTCTACATTTATCGGTTCACCACGtaatatgttacaaaattatcaagatgcaatggcaattgttgctaaattTGGTAAACCAGATCTTTTTATCACAATGACTTGTAATCCAAAATGGCgtgaaattgaagaaaatcTCTTGTATGATCAACAAGCTTCTGATAGACCTGATATTTGTACac AAATTCCTGATCCAACAGAAAAtcgtaatttacataatatagtTATGAAACATATGATACACGGACCTTGTGCCAATTGGTGTTTAGTAAATGGACAATGCTCAAAGCGTTATCCGAGAAATTTTCTTGAGGAAACCAAGATGGATGAAGATGGTTATCCTTACTATCGTCGACGAAATACTGGTACAACTTTTGAACGTCCCGGCGGATATACAGTTGATAATCGTAACGTTGTTCCATATTGTCCTATTTTGTCGATTATATTCAATTGCCATATTAATGTTGAAATAGTTTCCAGCATTAAGtcggttaaatatttatataagtatatatataaaggtcATGATGCTGCTGCTATAACAATTGAaccaataacaaataatacagTTATTAATCATGATGAAATACATGATTACATCGAAGCTCGCTACGTAGGACCTGTAGAAGCTAGCTGGCGTATACTCGGTAAAAAGTTACAAGATAAAAGTCATTCTATAATTCGTTTACCAGTTTATTTGCCAAATgaacaaaatgtaattattgaaaatgatTCCATTGAAGAAGCAATGACTACTGCTGTAAATCAAGTCACTatgttaattgattatttcgcACTAAATTTACGTGACACAGaagcaagaaaatatttatatacagaaaTTCCACACTATTATactttcaaaaaagaaaaaattaacggCAAAAATGTATCACACTGGGTAAAAcggcataattattttaattgcatagGTCGTATGTATTCTGTGAGTCCAACacaaatagaattatttcatttacgattattattactaactaTTAAAGGAGCtacaagttttaataatttaagaactgTAAATGGAGAAACTTATCAAACATTTTCAGAGACATGTTTAGCTTTAATTGAAGATGATGATGAATGGATACGAGCTATGAATGAAGCTGTTGAGTGGATGATGCCACGACAATtacgtaaattatttgtacgcattttattacattgtcaACCATTACATCCTGAACAACTTTGGGAAAGTTTTAAGGTAGCAATATCGGAAGATTATATAAGACATCTCGGTACACTACAAGGACAAAGAAAAGCTTACGAACAAATTAATGCTATGCTTTTAGCTGAAGGAAAAAGCTTTGCTGATTTTCCACAAATGGAACAATTAGTAGAAAATAACGAAGAGGAGGATTACGTGACATTAGAACAAGCTATGGAAATTGGTACTAGacaatataatcaattaaatgaaAAGCAAAAAGATATA GCATTGCAGCAACGTTACTTCCTGCTGGAAAAACCattcataaaacttttggATTACCAGTTCCATTATTTGCCAATTCATCATCTGCCTTAA